The Populus trichocarpa isolate Nisqually-1 chromosome 2, P.trichocarpa_v4.1, whole genome shotgun sequence genome has a window encoding:
- the LOC7467218 gene encoding uncharacterized protein LOC7467218 isoform X1, with product MGSGKILCTILSLFSQFMAAFSNLQQNENPSMGFHGGEKGTGSSLLSEVVQLHIQKDYVVLDNGILQVTLSNPGGHVTGIQYNGLENLLETDNGESDRGYWDVVWSGEGVTRKKGNLDRLDGTNLTVVVESEEKVEISFTRMWNSSLQAKVVPLNFDKRYVMLRGSSGFYTYAIYEHLRGWPAFDLDNTRIVFKLTRQKFRYMAIADNRQRYMPLPEDRSPERGQTLAYPEAVLLVHPVEPEFEGEVDDKYAYSCESKDISVHGWISADPLVGFWQITPSHEFRTGGPLKQFLTSHVGPTNLGVMHSTHYAGADVTIKIGPNEPWKKVYGPVFAYVNSLSDGRDPLSLWKDAKKQMMNEVHKWPYDFIASEDFPPSKQRGSVGGRLLVLERYVSNATISAEGAYVGLAAPGEAGSWQLESKGYQFWTKTDEGGNFTINGIRPGDYNLYAWVPGFIGDYKFTSVININSGSNIDIGDLVYEAPRNGSTLWEIGFPDRSAAEFYIPDANPKYINKLYLKQERYRQYGLWERYAELYPKADLVFTVGKSNHTTDWFFAQVTRKKDNTTYEGTTWQIKFLLDEVDERAAYKLRMALATANVAELEVRVNEPNANPVFSTGEIGKDNTIARHGIHGLYRLFNVDIPGAQLLIGNNTIFLTQTASISPFQGVMYDYIRLEGPPPPHKAL from the exons ATGGGTTCTGGCAAAATTTTGTGCACGAtattgtctttgttttcacaATTCATGGCTGCATTCTCTAATTTGCAGCAGAATGAGAATCCAAGCATGGGTTTTCATGGAGGTGAGAAAGGAACTGGCAGCAGCTTGTTGTCCGAAGTGGTGCAGTTGCATATTCAAAAAGACTAT GTGGTTTTGGACAATGGCATACTCCAGGTCACACTATCAAATCCAGGAGGGCATGTCACGGGAATACAGTACAATGGCCTCGAGAATTTGCTCGAAACTGACAATGGTGAATCTGATAGAGG GTACTGGGACGTTGTTTGGAGCGGGGAAGGAGTCACACGAAAAAAGGGTAATTTGGACAG ACTGGACGGAACCAATTTAACTGTAGTAGTTGAAAGTGAAGAAAAAGTTGAGATCTCCTTCACGAGGATGTGGAATTCCTCACTTCAGGCCAAGGTTGTCCCCTTGAACTTCGATAAAAG ATACGTAATGCTTCGTGGGTCATCAGGATTCTACACATATGCCATTTATGAACATTTGAGGGGCTGGCCTGCTTTTGATCTTGATAATACCAGGATCGTGTTCAAGCTTACTAGGCAAAA GTTTCGCTATATGGCTATAGCAGACAACAGACAACGTTATATGCCCCTGCCTGAAGACCGGTCACCAGAGAGAGGACAGACTCTAGCCTATCCAGAGGCAGTATTACTTGTCCACCCCGTAGAGCCTGAATTTGAAGGAGAG GTGGATGACAAATACGCATATTCCTGCGAGAGCAAAGACATTAGTGTTCACGGGTGGATATCGGCCGATCCGCTTGTTGGTTTCTGGCAAATAACACCGAGCCATGAGTTCAGAACGGGTGGACCCCTCAAACAATTCCTAACTTCCCATGTGGGCCCCACTAATCTTGGT GTAATGCATAGCACTCATTATGCGGGAGCGGACGTCACAATAAAAATCGGGCCTAACGAGCCATGGAAGAAAGTGTACGGCCCAGTTTTTGCTTACGTCAATTCTCTGTCGGATGGAAGGGACCCACTCTCACTCTGGAAAGACGCTAAAAAACAG ATGATGAATGAAGTTCATAAGTGGCCCTATGACTTCATAGCTTCAGAAGATTTTCCACCGTCAAAACAACGCGGTAGTGTCGGTGGCAGATTACTGGTCCTAGAGAG GTACGTTTCCAATGCAACGATATCTGCAGAAGGTGCTTATGTGGGGCTGGCAGCCCCGGGAGAAGCTGGCTCCTGGCAGCTAGAATCCAAG GGCTACCAATTTTGGACCAAAACAGATGAAGGTGGAAATTTCACAATCAATGGCATACGGCCCGGTGACTACAATCTTTATGCATGGGTCCCTGGTTTTATTGGAGATTACAAATTTACTTCTGTCATTAACATAAACTCAG GTAGTAACATTGATATCGGTGATCTTGTATATGAGGCTCCAAGGAATGGCTCCACATTGTGGGAAATAGGTTTCCCTGATCGTTCTGCCGCAGAGTTTTACATTCCTGATGCAAACccaaaatatatcaacaaaCTTTATCTCAAACAGGAAAG GTATAGACAGTATGGATTATGGGAAAGATATGCAGAGTTATATCCCAAAGCAGATTTGGTTTTCACAGTTGGCAAGAGTAACCATACAACAGATTGGTTTTTCGCTCAAGTTACAAG GAAGAAGGATAATACCACGTATGAAGGCACTACATGGCAAATAAAGTTCTTGCTGGATGAAGTGGATGAGCGCGCAGCATATAAGCTACGCATGGCGCTTGCAACAGCTAATGTTGCCGAATTGGAG gtTCGGGTGAATGAGCCAAATGCAAATCCTGTATTTTCAACCGGAGAGATTGGCAAGGATAACACGATCGCAAGACATGGGATTCATGGGCTTTACAGGCTATTCAATGTTGATATTCCCGGAGCCCAGCTTCTGATAGGAAATAATACCATTTTTCTGACACAAACAGCCAGTATCAGCCCTTTCCAAGGAGTTATGTACGATTATATTCGCTTAGAAggtccaccaccaccacataAAGCCCTTTAg
- the LOC7467219 gene encoding probable rhamnogalacturonate lyase B isoform X2, with protein MSTPRVQLLIEDQHVVMDNGILQVTLSNPGGIVTGIQYNGIDNLLEALDLETNRGYWDLVWSQAGSTGTTGTFDVFEGTTFRVIVENEEQVEISFTRTWDPSLEGKFVSLNLDKRFHYMVVADNRQRFMPLPDDRQPERGEPLDFPEAVLLVDPVEPEFKGEVDDKYQYSCENKDLHVHGWMCFDPPTGFWQITPSSEFRSGGPLKQNLTSHVGPYTLAMFLSAHYAGEDLVLKLNPGEPWKKVFGPVFMYLNSVMDKDNALSLWDDAKEQYLKEVHCWPYSFPASEDFPCSDQRGKISGRLQVLDRYISHECIAANDAYVGLAPPGDVGSWQRECKGYQFWTKTDGDGSFCIGDIRTGDYNLYAWIPGFIGDYRNDTVITVTAGCEIDVGDLVYEPPRDGPTVWEIGIPDRSAAEFYIPDPNPKYINKLFINHPDRFRQYGLWERYADLYPDGDLVYKVGHSDYKKDWFFAQVNRKKDDGTLEGTTWQIRFKLDNVDQSGAFKLRLALATANVAELQVRINDPKIDPPHFSTGEIGHDNTIARHGVHGLYRLYNVDVPGTTLVEGENTVFLTQTPRTSPLQGIMYDYIRLEGPPPPDSKETL; from the exons ATGTCAACTCCAAGGGTGCAGTTGCTCATTGAAGATCAGCAT GTGGTTATGGATAACGGCATTCTTCAAGTCACACTATCAAACCCAGGAGGAATCGTTACTGGCATTCAGTATAATGGTATAGACAATTTGCTTGAAGCTCTTGACTTGGAAACTAACAGAGG ATATTGGGACCTTGTTTGGAGTCAAGCAGGAAGCACAGGAACAACAGGAACTTTTGACGT GTTTGAAGGAACAACTTTTAGGGTTATAGTGGAAAATGAAGAGCAAGTAGAAATCTCATTCACAAGAACATGGGATCCCTCCCTTGAAGGCAAATTCGTTTCCTTAAACTTGGACAAAAG GTTTCACTACATGGTCGTAGCAGACAACAGGCAAAGATTCATGCCACTTCCTGATGACAGGCAACCTGAAAGAGGTGAGCCCCTAGACTTTCCCGAAGCAGTCTTGCTTGTTGACCCAGTGGAGCCAGAGTTCAAAGGAGAG GTAGATGACAAGTATCAATACTCATGTGAGAACAAAGATCTCCATGTTCATGGGTGGATGTGCTTTGATCCACCCACGGGGTTCTGGCAAATCACACCTAGCAGTGAGTTCCGATCTGGTGGACCACTCAAGCAGAACCTTACCTCCCATGTTGGACCCTATACTCTCGCA ATGTTTCTCAGTGCTCATTATGCTGGAGAGGACCTTGTGCTAAAACTCAACCCAGGTGAACCGTGGAAGAAGGTTTTTGGACCAGTTTTTATGTATCTTAACTCTGTTATGGATAAAGATAATGCACTTTCCCTGTGGGATGATGCTAAAGAACAG TATTTGAAGGAAGTCCACTGTTGGCCGTACAGCTTCCCAGCTTCTGAAGATTTTCCATGCTCCGATCAACGTGGTAAAATCAGTGGCAGATTACAAGTCCTAGATAG GTATATAAGCCATGAATGCATAGCTGCTAATGATGCTTATGTGGGGCTAGCACCGCCAGGAGATGTTGGATCGTGGCAAAGAGAATGCAAG GGATACCAATTCTGGACCAAAACAGATGGGGACGGCTCTTTCTGTATTGGCGATATACGCACTGGCGACTACAATCTTTATGCATGGATTCCTGGTTTCATCGGCGATTACCGTAATGATACTGTTATTACAGTAACTGCAG GTTGTGAAATCGATGTTGGTGATCTTGTATATGAACCTCCAAGAGATGGTCCAACAGTGTGGGAAATAGGCATACCTGATCGATCTGCTGCAGAGTTTTACATTCCTGATCCTAACCCAAAGTATATTAACAAACTTTTCATCAACCATCCTGACAG gttTAGACAGTATGGGCTGTGGGAAAGGTATGCTGATTTATATCCTGATGGGGATCTGGTATACAAAGTTGGTCACAGTGACTACAAGAAAGACTGGTTTTTCGCTCAAGTAAACAG GAAGAAAGATGACGGTACATTAGAAGGAACGACATGGCAAATCAGGTTCAAGCTGGACAATGTAGATCAAAGCGGCGCGTTCAAGTTACGATTGGCACTGGCAACAGCCAACGTTGCAGAACTGCAA gttagGATAAACGATCCAAAAATAGATCCTCCCCATTTTTCAACCGGAGAAATTGGGCATGACAACACAATAGCAAGGCATGGAGTCCATGGCCTCTACCGCCTTTACAATGTAGATGTGCCAGGCACTACGCTTGTGGAAGGAGAAAATACCGTGTTTCTGACACAAACACCTAGAACCAGCCCTTTGCAGGGCATCATGTATGATTATATTCGCTTAGAAGGCCCTCCACCACCTGATTCCAAGGAGAcactttga
- the LOC7467219 gene encoding probable rhamnogalacturonate lyase B isoform X1: MSTPRVQLLIEDQHVVMDNGILQVTLSNPGGIVTGIQYNGIDNLLEALDLETNRGYWDLVWSQAGSTGTTGTFDVFEGTTFRVIVENEEQVEISFTRTWDPSLEGKFVSLNLDKRFIMLRNSSGFYSYAIFEHLADWPPFNLPQTRIVFQLRKDKFHYMVVADNRQRFMPLPDDRQPERGEPLDFPEAVLLVDPVEPEFKGEVDDKYQYSCENKDLHVHGWMCFDPPTGFWQITPSSEFRSGGPLKQNLTSHVGPYTLAMFLSAHYAGEDLVLKLNPGEPWKKVFGPVFMYLNSVMDKDNALSLWDDAKEQYLKEVHCWPYSFPASEDFPCSDQRGKISGRLQVLDRYISHECIAANDAYVGLAPPGDVGSWQRECKGYQFWTKTDGDGSFCIGDIRTGDYNLYAWIPGFIGDYRNDTVITVTAGCEIDVGDLVYEPPRDGPTVWEIGIPDRSAAEFYIPDPNPKYINKLFINHPDRFRQYGLWERYADLYPDGDLVYKVGHSDYKKDWFFAQVNRKKDDGTLEGTTWQIRFKLDNVDQSGAFKLRLALATANVAELQVRINDPKIDPPHFSTGEIGHDNTIARHGVHGLYRLYNVDVPGTTLVEGENTVFLTQTPRTSPLQGIMYDYIRLEGPPPPDSKETL, translated from the exons ATGTCAACTCCAAGGGTGCAGTTGCTCATTGAAGATCAGCAT GTGGTTATGGATAACGGCATTCTTCAAGTCACACTATCAAACCCAGGAGGAATCGTTACTGGCATTCAGTATAATGGTATAGACAATTTGCTTGAAGCTCTTGACTTGGAAACTAACAGAGG ATATTGGGACCTTGTTTGGAGTCAAGCAGGAAGCACAGGAACAACAGGAACTTTTGACGT GTTTGAAGGAACAACTTTTAGGGTTATAGTGGAAAATGAAGAGCAAGTAGAAATCTCATTCACAAGAACATGGGATCCCTCCCTTGAAGGCAAATTCGTTTCCTTAAACTTGGACAAAAG GTTCATAATGCTTAGGAATTCTTCAGGATTTTATTCCTATGCCATTTTTGAGCATTTAGCAGACTGGCCTCCCTTCAACCTCCCGCAAACCAGAATTGTCTTCCAGCTCAGAAAAGACAA GTTTCACTACATGGTCGTAGCAGACAACAGGCAAAGATTCATGCCACTTCCTGATGACAGGCAACCTGAAAGAGGTGAGCCCCTAGACTTTCCCGAAGCAGTCTTGCTTGTTGACCCAGTGGAGCCAGAGTTCAAAGGAGAG GTAGATGACAAGTATCAATACTCATGTGAGAACAAAGATCTCCATGTTCATGGGTGGATGTGCTTTGATCCACCCACGGGGTTCTGGCAAATCACACCTAGCAGTGAGTTCCGATCTGGTGGACCACTCAAGCAGAACCTTACCTCCCATGTTGGACCCTATACTCTCGCA ATGTTTCTCAGTGCTCATTATGCTGGAGAGGACCTTGTGCTAAAACTCAACCCAGGTGAACCGTGGAAGAAGGTTTTTGGACCAGTTTTTATGTATCTTAACTCTGTTATGGATAAAGATAATGCACTTTCCCTGTGGGATGATGCTAAAGAACAG TATTTGAAGGAAGTCCACTGTTGGCCGTACAGCTTCCCAGCTTCTGAAGATTTTCCATGCTCCGATCAACGTGGTAAAATCAGTGGCAGATTACAAGTCCTAGATAG GTATATAAGCCATGAATGCATAGCTGCTAATGATGCTTATGTGGGGCTAGCACCGCCAGGAGATGTTGGATCGTGGCAAAGAGAATGCAAG GGATACCAATTCTGGACCAAAACAGATGGGGACGGCTCTTTCTGTATTGGCGATATACGCACTGGCGACTACAATCTTTATGCATGGATTCCTGGTTTCATCGGCGATTACCGTAATGATACTGTTATTACAGTAACTGCAG GTTGTGAAATCGATGTTGGTGATCTTGTATATGAACCTCCAAGAGATGGTCCAACAGTGTGGGAAATAGGCATACCTGATCGATCTGCTGCAGAGTTTTACATTCCTGATCCTAACCCAAAGTATATTAACAAACTTTTCATCAACCATCCTGACAG gttTAGACAGTATGGGCTGTGGGAAAGGTATGCTGATTTATATCCTGATGGGGATCTGGTATACAAAGTTGGTCACAGTGACTACAAGAAAGACTGGTTTTTCGCTCAAGTAAACAG GAAGAAAGATGACGGTACATTAGAAGGAACGACATGGCAAATCAGGTTCAAGCTGGACAATGTAGATCAAAGCGGCGCGTTCAAGTTACGATTGGCACTGGCAACAGCCAACGTTGCAGAACTGCAA gttagGATAAACGATCCAAAAATAGATCCTCCCCATTTTTCAACCGGAGAAATTGGGCATGACAACACAATAGCAAGGCATGGAGTCCATGGCCTCTACCGCCTTTACAATGTAGATGTGCCAGGCACTACGCTTGTGGAAGGAGAAAATACCGTGTTTCTGACACAAACACCTAGAACCAGCCCTTTGCAGGGCATCATGTATGATTATATTCGCTTAGAAGGCCCTCCACCACCTGATTCCAAGGAGAcactttga
- the LOC7467218 gene encoding uncharacterized protein LOC7467218 isoform X2, with protein MGFHGGEKGTGSSLLSEVVQLHIQKDYVVLDNGILQVTLSNPGGHVTGIQYNGLENLLETDNGESDRGYWDVVWSGEGVTRKKGNLDRLDGTNLTVVVESEEKVEISFTRMWNSSLQAKVVPLNFDKRYVMLRGSSGFYTYAIYEHLRGWPAFDLDNTRIVFKLTRQKFRYMAIADNRQRYMPLPEDRSPERGQTLAYPEAVLLVHPVEPEFEGEVDDKYAYSCESKDISVHGWISADPLVGFWQITPSHEFRTGGPLKQFLTSHVGPTNLGVMHSTHYAGADVTIKIGPNEPWKKVYGPVFAYVNSLSDGRDPLSLWKDAKKQMMNEVHKWPYDFIASEDFPPSKQRGSVGGRLLVLERYVSNATISAEGAYVGLAAPGEAGSWQLESKGYQFWTKTDEGGNFTINGIRPGDYNLYAWVPGFIGDYKFTSVININSGSNIDIGDLVYEAPRNGSTLWEIGFPDRSAAEFYIPDANPKYINKLYLKQERYRQYGLWERYAELYPKADLVFTVGKSNHTTDWFFAQVTRKKDNTTYEGTTWQIKFLLDEVDERAAYKLRMALATANVAELEVRVNEPNANPVFSTGEIGKDNTIARHGIHGLYRLFNVDIPGAQLLIGNNTIFLTQTASISPFQGVMYDYIRLEGPPPPHKAL; from the exons ATGGGTTTTCATGGAGGTGAGAAAGGAACTGGCAGCAGCTTGTTGTCCGAAGTGGTGCAGTTGCATATTCAAAAAGACTAT GTGGTTTTGGACAATGGCATACTCCAGGTCACACTATCAAATCCAGGAGGGCATGTCACGGGAATACAGTACAATGGCCTCGAGAATTTGCTCGAAACTGACAATGGTGAATCTGATAGAGG GTACTGGGACGTTGTTTGGAGCGGGGAAGGAGTCACACGAAAAAAGGGTAATTTGGACAG ACTGGACGGAACCAATTTAACTGTAGTAGTTGAAAGTGAAGAAAAAGTTGAGATCTCCTTCACGAGGATGTGGAATTCCTCACTTCAGGCCAAGGTTGTCCCCTTGAACTTCGATAAAAG ATACGTAATGCTTCGTGGGTCATCAGGATTCTACACATATGCCATTTATGAACATTTGAGGGGCTGGCCTGCTTTTGATCTTGATAATACCAGGATCGTGTTCAAGCTTACTAGGCAAAA GTTTCGCTATATGGCTATAGCAGACAACAGACAACGTTATATGCCCCTGCCTGAAGACCGGTCACCAGAGAGAGGACAGACTCTAGCCTATCCAGAGGCAGTATTACTTGTCCACCCCGTAGAGCCTGAATTTGAAGGAGAG GTGGATGACAAATACGCATATTCCTGCGAGAGCAAAGACATTAGTGTTCACGGGTGGATATCGGCCGATCCGCTTGTTGGTTTCTGGCAAATAACACCGAGCCATGAGTTCAGAACGGGTGGACCCCTCAAACAATTCCTAACTTCCCATGTGGGCCCCACTAATCTTGGT GTAATGCATAGCACTCATTATGCGGGAGCGGACGTCACAATAAAAATCGGGCCTAACGAGCCATGGAAGAAAGTGTACGGCCCAGTTTTTGCTTACGTCAATTCTCTGTCGGATGGAAGGGACCCACTCTCACTCTGGAAAGACGCTAAAAAACAG ATGATGAATGAAGTTCATAAGTGGCCCTATGACTTCATAGCTTCAGAAGATTTTCCACCGTCAAAACAACGCGGTAGTGTCGGTGGCAGATTACTGGTCCTAGAGAG GTACGTTTCCAATGCAACGATATCTGCAGAAGGTGCTTATGTGGGGCTGGCAGCCCCGGGAGAAGCTGGCTCCTGGCAGCTAGAATCCAAG GGCTACCAATTTTGGACCAAAACAGATGAAGGTGGAAATTTCACAATCAATGGCATACGGCCCGGTGACTACAATCTTTATGCATGGGTCCCTGGTTTTATTGGAGATTACAAATTTACTTCTGTCATTAACATAAACTCAG GTAGTAACATTGATATCGGTGATCTTGTATATGAGGCTCCAAGGAATGGCTCCACATTGTGGGAAATAGGTTTCCCTGATCGTTCTGCCGCAGAGTTTTACATTCCTGATGCAAACccaaaatatatcaacaaaCTTTATCTCAAACAGGAAAG GTATAGACAGTATGGATTATGGGAAAGATATGCAGAGTTATATCCCAAAGCAGATTTGGTTTTCACAGTTGGCAAGAGTAACCATACAACAGATTGGTTTTTCGCTCAAGTTACAAG GAAGAAGGATAATACCACGTATGAAGGCACTACATGGCAAATAAAGTTCTTGCTGGATGAAGTGGATGAGCGCGCAGCATATAAGCTACGCATGGCGCTTGCAACAGCTAATGTTGCCGAATTGGAG gtTCGGGTGAATGAGCCAAATGCAAATCCTGTATTTTCAACCGGAGAGATTGGCAAGGATAACACGATCGCAAGACATGGGATTCATGGGCTTTACAGGCTATTCAATGTTGATATTCCCGGAGCCCAGCTTCTGATAGGAAATAATACCATTTTTCTGACACAAACAGCCAGTATCAGCCCTTTCCAAGGAGTTATGTACGATTATATTCGCTTAGAAggtccaccaccaccacataAAGCCCTTTAg